In Chloroflexota bacterium, the following are encoded in one genomic region:
- the panC gene encoding pantoate--beta-alanine ligase: MQVLRGVPELRAAILERRLAGESVGYVPTMGVLHDGQLSLVRRASAENGCVVVSSFVNPGEFPTLDESNPMRRDEHRDLALLEREGASLVFMPEVASLYPPDDVTRVSVEGLTRQLEGASRPGHLDGLTTVMLKMLNLVGPASVYLGQRHAQQIVILRRMMRDLFMNIELVICPTVRETDGLALSSANATLSIEERHAATCLFAALSAARAAYDAGERSAEVLRARMTELIAAESMARPDYISVADAASLVELQRVTGPALALVAVWIGRTRLTDNMPLAWDVA; this comes from the coding sequence GTGCAGGTGCTGCGCGGCGTCCCTGAGCTGCGTGCCGCGATCCTGGAGCGGCGCCTGGCCGGGGAGTCGGTCGGCTACGTCCCGACCATGGGGGTGCTGCACGACGGGCAGCTCTCGCTCGTGCGGCGCGCCAGTGCCGAGAACGGCTGCGTCGTCGTCAGCTCGTTCGTCAATCCGGGCGAGTTCCCGACCCTGGACGAGTCGAACCCGATGCGGCGAGACGAGCATCGGGACCTGGCGCTGCTGGAGCGAGAGGGGGCCAGCCTCGTCTTCATGCCGGAGGTCGCGAGCCTCTACCCACCCGACGACGTGACCCGCGTCAGCGTCGAGGGGCTGACCAGGCAGCTGGAGGGAGCCTCGCGGCCGGGCCACCTGGATGGGCTGACCACGGTGATGCTCAAGATGCTGAACCTGGTCGGACCGGCCAGCGTGTACCTGGGGCAACGTCACGCCCAGCAGATCGTGATCCTGCGGCGGATGATGCGTGACCTGTTCATGAACATCGAGCTGGTGATTTGCCCCACCGTTCGCGAGACGGACGGCCTGGCGCTGTCGAGCGCCAACGCCACGCTCTCGATCGAGGAGCGACATGCGGCGACCTGCCTCTTCGCCGCCCTGAGTGCCGCGCGAGCCGCCTACGACGCCGGCGAGCGTTCCGCGGAGGTGCTGCGGGCGCGGATGACCGAGCTGATCGCCGCCGAATCGATGGCGCGGCCCGACTACATCAGCGTCGCCGATGCGGCCAGCCTGGTCGAGCTGCAGCGCGTGAC